A window of the Butyricimonas virosa genome harbors these coding sequences:
- a CDS encoding RagB/SusD family nutrient uptake outer membrane protein — protein sequence MKKIIILLCIPFFFLRCDSFLDVNPDSEVVNDDMFNSASGVEDALYGVYMTMVTKDMYGRLMSTTIPEILAQNFTSTYQYLPYLGRFEYERSETRNMYKNIWKTSYLAISYLNNIINNLESKSEKDFRHYNLYMGEALGLRAVIHFDLLRFFAVHVTSTDEVAKARAIPYVTEYDFKVTPYSSVEEIYSKVIAELKRAEAYLSEDEVLMPAERVGNEKGFTGARVLHFNLYGAQATLARVYWMKGDLDSARIYADKVIRSNKFRFASKTSLNTFMQKTVSMEETIWGLYNAEVYSDWLTQHVRRQGLGDLTTDFKSIYAYEGPTGKKDYRLDNWFGTYNRSGTPVDILVKVMGNVSDTTSLTTSYNGGPYLGTSMIRIPEMYYIMSEALLATGNAEGAMEYLDAVVDARGMEKFADRTPLVDITLSDIMAERRKEFIGEGQWWFCLKRLNSPVKLSGATGATIPGSDKIYVLPLPVEEEDYRPE from the coding sequence ATGAAAAAGATAATAATTCTACTGTGTATACCATTCTTCTTTCTCCGGTGCGATAGTTTTTTGGATGTGAATCCGGATTCGGAAGTGGTGAATGACGATATGTTCAATTCGGCAAGCGGTGTTGAGGATGCCCTCTATGGCGTGTACATGACGATGGTAACAAAGGATATGTATGGACGACTGATGTCCACGACGATACCGGAGATTCTGGCACAGAATTTCACTTCGACTTATCAGTACTTGCCTTATTTGGGGCGTTTCGAGTACGAGCGGAGTGAAACGAGAAATATGTATAAGAATATCTGGAAGACCAGTTATCTGGCGATTAGTTATTTGAATAATATTATAAATAATCTGGAAAGTAAGAGCGAGAAGGATTTCCGGCATTACAATTTATACATGGGGGAGGCCTTGGGATTAAGGGCGGTTATTCATTTTGATTTACTGCGCTTTTTTGCCGTACACGTGACTTCTACCGATGAAGTGGCAAAAGCGAGAGCTATTCCCTACGTGACGGAGTATGATTTTAAGGTGACACCTTATTCTTCGGTGGAGGAAATTTACTCGAAAGTGATAGCCGAGCTTAAAAGAGCGGAGGCGTATTTGTCGGAGGATGAGGTTCTGATGCCTGCCGAACGGGTGGGAAATGAAAAGGGATTTACCGGGGCCCGTGTGTTACATTTCAATTTATACGGGGCGCAGGCTACTCTGGCACGGGTTTACTGGATGAAGGGTGATCTGGATAGTGCCCGGATTTACGCGGACAAGGTGATTCGGTCCAATAAGTTCCGTTTCGCTAGTAAGACGTCCTTGAATACATTCATGCAGAAAACGGTGTCGATGGAGGAAACAATATGGGGGCTGTACAACGCGGAAGTCTATTCCGACTGGCTGACCCAGCACGTGCGGAGGCAGGGATTGGGTGATCTGACCACGGATTTTAAAAGTATCTATGCTTATGAAGGGCCTACCGGAAAGAAGGATTACCGTTTGGATAATTGGTTTGGGACATACAATAGGAGCGGAACTCCGGTGGATATATTGGTGAAAGTGATGGGAAATGTATCCGATACGACTTCTCTCACGACGAGTTATAACGGGGGGCCTTATCTGGGAACAAGTATGATTCGAATTCCGGAAATGTATTATATTATGTCAGAGGCTCTGCTTGCAACCGGAAATGCAGAAGGAGCGATGGAATATCTGGATGCGGTGGTTGATGCCCGAGGGATGGAGAAATTTGCGGACCGGACTCCTCTTGTCGATATTACGCTGAGTGATATTATGGCGGAACGCCGAAAGGAATTTATCGGGGAGGGACAATGGTGGTTCTGTCTGAAGAGATTGAACAGTCCCGTGAAATTGAGTGGGGCGACCGGGGCCACCATTCCCGGCAGTGATAAGATATATGTTCTGCCGTTGCCCGTGGAAGAGGAAGATTATCGTCCTGAATAA
- a CDS encoding SusC/RagA family TonB-linked outer membrane protein: MGKNLSMKQASYSQWATKVCMLLGCLILFSFSGFGGGTSPKFDEKTPLNLKFEKATMLQVLNALKKETSLDFVYNHEEIQGIPLITKEFKNVTVREILDYCLQNTPYTYTLVNDVVIIKKRQETKTVDKVSITGDVKDADGNPLPGATVLLKGTSLGVATDATGKFKLEIPAQKEMILIFNFIGMASQTITVTKSEELHVVLKEDTRELEDVVVTGYYTQAKNAYTGELTTVKGEDLLKVSPTNLIQALASLVPGLRIVENNEQGSNPNAIPEILIRGANSIMTENQADVNTPLIMLDGVEISIQELYDLDIYDIGQVTVLKDASAAVLYGDKAASGVILVERTKVTESKPRLSYNFTPNFSYPDLTSLRLCNAEQKLELERLAGLYDEVNGSLDPAYYYKLDNIRRGVYTDWPSKPLRWAFSHNHSVTLTGRGNGIEYRASGSFRDAYGVMKGDNRRNYGVNFSFAYHLTDKLTFNYRFAFTMTDSKASPYGDFGKYTRLNPYNPVYDEYGEYIKLYYFDPYLSNANDSRNQGNPLYDATLSSFNKGRNKSFSNYLSMRWDIKKAFFITGDINVNMSDSYTKVYVSPDDSSFEGKFLNQKGTYSFTHNESTNWAGKIALNYRLPLNETGNTVLTVNVGTDFKMGNSSSITTKAEGFLKDGMTDIKFASQYASTRPSGGDKKTREVGFYGTGSFELLGRYFLNGSYKSAGSSRFGSDHRFAPVWSAGIGWNVDKESFMGNVSWLNMLRLRFSVGSTANVTFSPYQAMTTYNYTTDLIHYAGIGAVPITMGNPDLNWQITMKYNWGLSATLFNERINIDASYYKNKTKDALMPISLPWSVGVSSVQVNMGKLENSGCEFAISAHVIKQKGLFWMVTVNGSHTMDKLTNVSTALKSIEVAQSLGARPSLMFQEGGSQFGIHAMRTAGIDPASGKEIFINSKGEYTFDYDKDERVEVGNSNPILEGSIFSSLSYKGFTLNITTGYKFGGDAYNNTLADKVENINPWENVDRRAFTDRWKEPGDLKRFLGIPESKSDNKRYSERFVERDNLFEIRNISINYEFKPEWLKRFGVKRLNVGFGMNDIARFSSMKLERGTSYPFERSFNITFRPTF, from the coding sequence ATGGGAAAGAACTTGTCTATGAAACAGGCGAGCTATAGCCAATGGGCTACGAAAGTATGCATGTTGCTTGGTTGCTTGATTTTATTCAGCTTTTCGGGTTTTGGTGGCGGAACGTCACCTAAATTCGATGAGAAAACACCTTTGAATCTGAAATTCGAGAAAGCCACGATGTTGCAGGTTTTGAATGCCTTGAAAAAGGAGACATCACTTGATTTCGTTTATAACCACGAGGAGATTCAGGGAATCCCTCTTATTACTAAAGAATTTAAGAATGTGACGGTAAGGGAGATTCTGGATTACTGTTTGCAGAATACACCTTACACGTACACGCTTGTGAATGATGTTGTGATTATTAAAAAGCGCCAGGAAACGAAAACGGTTGACAAGGTGAGTATCACCGGAGATGTTAAGGATGCTGACGGTAACCCGCTACCGGGAGCCACGGTTCTGCTGAAAGGAACTTCTTTAGGAGTGGCCACGGATGCGACGGGTAAGTTTAAGCTGGAAATTCCCGCACAAAAGGAGATGATACTGATATTTAATTTTATCGGAATGGCAAGCCAGACCATCACGGTGACGAAATCCGAGGAGTTGCATGTTGTTTTGAAGGAAGACACTCGTGAGTTGGAAGATGTCGTGGTTACCGGTTATTACACGCAGGCTAAAAATGCCTACACGGGGGAATTGACCACGGTGAAAGGGGAGGATTTGCTGAAAGTGTCCCCGACGAATCTGATTCAGGCGCTGGCCTCATTGGTGCCGGGTTTACGGATTGTGGAAAATAACGAGCAGGGGTCCAATCCGAATGCGATTCCCGAGATTCTGATCCGGGGGGCGAATTCCATCATGACCGAGAATCAGGCGGACGTGAATACGCCTTTGATTATGCTGGATGGGGTTGAGATTTCGATACAGGAGTTGTATGACTTGGATATTTACGATATTGGGCAGGTGACCGTGTTGAAGGATGCTTCTGCGGCGGTGTTGTACGGGGATAAAGCTGCCAGTGGCGTTATCTTGGTGGAGAGAACGAAAGTGACGGAATCCAAGCCTCGCTTGAGTTATAATTTCACGCCTAATTTCAGCTATCCGGATTTGACATCCTTGCGTTTGTGTAATGCAGAACAGAAGTTGGAACTGGAACGTTTGGCCGGGTTGTACGATGAAGTGAATGGGAGCCTTGATCCGGCGTATTACTACAAGTTGGATAATATCCGCCGGGGTGTTTACACGGATTGGCCATCCAAGCCTTTACGCTGGGCTTTCTCGCACAATCATTCGGTGACGTTGACCGGTAGGGGAAACGGGATCGAGTACAGGGCAAGCGGGAGTTTCAGGGATGCCTATGGCGTGATGAAAGGGGATAACCGTCGGAACTACGGGGTGAATTTTTCTTTCGCGTATCACTTAACGGATAAATTGACTTTTAATTACCGTTTTGCTTTCACGATGACCGATAGCAAAGCAAGTCCTTACGGGGATTTCGGGAAATACACGAGACTGAACCCGTATAATCCGGTGTATGACGAATACGGGGAGTATATAAAACTCTATTATTTTGATCCTTACCTTTCAAATGCCAATGATTCCCGGAATCAAGGAAATCCGTTGTACGATGCAACGTTGTCCAGTTTTAACAAGGGACGGAACAAGTCGTTTTCGAATTACTTGAGTATGCGGTGGGATATTAAAAAGGCATTTTTCATCACGGGTGATATTAACGTGAATATGAGTGATTCTTACACGAAGGTGTACGTGTCACCGGATGATTCTTCGTTTGAAGGTAAGTTTTTAAACCAGAAAGGAACTTATTCTTTCACGCATAACGAGAGTACGAACTGGGCGGGAAAGATTGCGTTAAATTATCGTTTACCTCTGAATGAAACAGGTAACACGGTGTTGACCGTGAACGTGGGTACAGATTTTAAAATGGGGAATTCTTCTTCTATCACGACGAAGGCGGAAGGATTTTTGAAAGATGGTATGACAGATATTAAATTTGCTTCTCAATATGCCTCTACCCGTCCGAGTGGTGGAGATAAGAAAACTAGAGAAGTCGGTTTTTACGGGACCGGTAGTTTCGAGTTGCTGGGACGTTATTTCCTGAACGGTTCCTATAAATCGGCCGGATCATCCCGTTTCGGGAGTGATCATCGCTTTGCCCCGGTGTGGTCGGCAGGTATCGGATGGAACGTTGACAAAGAGAGTTTTATGGGTAACGTGAGTTGGTTGAATATGCTACGGTTGCGTTTTAGCGTGGGATCAACGGCTAACGTGACGTTCTCACCCTATCAGGCAATGACGACTTATAATTACACGACAGATCTGATTCATTACGCGGGAATCGGGGCGGTACCGATCACGATGGGAAACCCGGATCTGAACTGGCAGATCACGATGAAATATAACTGGGGGTTGAGTGCCACGTTGTTTAATGAACGGATAAATATTGATGCCAGTTATTACAAGAATAAAACGAAAGATGCTTTGATGCCGATTTCTTTACCTTGGTCCGTGGGAGTTTCCTCCGTGCAGGTGAATATGGGAAAATTGGAAAACTCCGGATGCGAGTTTGCGATCTCGGCGCACGTGATCAAGCAAAAAGGACTCTTCTGGATGGTCACGGTGAATGGCTCTCACACGATGGATAAGTTGACAAACGTGTCAACCGCCTTGAAGTCAATCGAGGTTGCCCAGTCTTTGGGGGCTCGTCCTTCGTTGATGTTCCAAGAGGGCGGTTCGCAGTTTGGTATTCATGCCATGCGTACGGCCGGGATTGATCCGGCATCGGGAAAAGAGATTTTTATTAATAGCAAAGGCGAGTACACGTTTGATTACGACAAGGATGAACGGGTAGAGGTTGGAAATTCGAATCCGATTCTGGAGGGAAGTATTTTTTCCAGTTTATCGTACAAGGGGTTCACGCTGAATATAACTACCGGTTATAAATTCGGGGGTGATGCTTACAATAACACGTTGGCCGACAAGGTGGAGAACATAAATCCGTGGGAAAACGTGGATCGCCGGGCATTTACCGATCGGTGGAAAGAACCGGGTGATTTGAAACGTTTTCTGGGTATCCCGGAAAGTAAAAGTGATAACAAGCGGTATTCAGAGCGTTTCGTTGAACGGGATAATTTGTTCGAGATCCGGAACATATCGATTAACTATGAATTTAAACCGGAATGGTTGAAGAGATTTGGGGTTAAACGGTTGAATGTCGGGTTCGGGATGAATGATATAGCCCGTTTTTCTTCTATGAAGTTGGAACGGGGAACTTCTTATCCTTTTGAGAGGAGTTTTAACATTACTTTCAGACCGACTTTTTAG
- a CDS encoding sigma-70 family RNA polymerase sigma factor, giving the protein MMIDFMEREVVYERFVKGDEKALELLYDQYFATLGVYAGRFLREENVCVDIVHESFIKAWEKRKQFTSFQMIISFLYTCVRNACLNELRHLDIKNKVLLQQASCLDIEGEIIEHEVKRIIWTEIARLAGDYKEIMAMSLEGYSTKEISEELNLSEQTIKNKKGEALKQLRKNMGPYQWCLRFFF; this is encoded by the coding sequence ATGATGATAGATTTTATGGAACGGGAAGTTGTATATGAGCGTTTTGTGAAAGGGGATGAGAAAGCCTTGGAATTGTTGTACGATCAATATTTTGCAACATTAGGAGTTTACGCGGGACGTTTCTTGCGTGAAGAGAATGTTTGCGTGGACATCGTGCATGAGAGTTTTATCAAGGCGTGGGAGAAAAGGAAACAGTTTACCTCGTTTCAGATGATTATCAGTTTTTTGTATACTTGCGTGAGAAATGCTTGTCTGAACGAGTTGCGGCATCTGGACATAAAGAATAAAGTCCTGTTGCAACAGGCGTCCTGTCTCGATATTGAAGGGGAAATCATAGAACATGAGGTGAAACGAATTATCTGGACTGAAATTGCCCGATTGGCGGGTGATTATAAAGAAATCATGGCGATGAGTCTAGAAGGGTATTCTACCAAGGAGATTTCGGAGGAGTTGAATCTTTCCGAACAGACGATTAAAAATAAAAAGGGAGAGGCGTTAAAACAACTTCGCAAAAATATGGGACCGTACCAATGGTGTCTCCGTTTTTTCTTTTAA
- a CDS encoding SusC/RagA family TonB-linked outer membrane protein, whose amino-acid sequence MRVDLVFGFRGKLCDVVKWSLLFCCVCFSEIPVAGESRSSLIVITGEVKDADGEPLPGVTVVLKGTSWGCATGTDGKFRLEFPEQQEMVLLFRFVGMKNQEVTVTGTRHIRVTMVKDMKELDDVIVTGYYTQAKNAFTGEITRIKGEDLLRVSPTNLLQALAILTPGLRIVENNEAGSDPNVVPEILIRGASSIMTKGQEGVNAPLIMLDGVEISVEDLYDLDIYDIEQILVLKDASAAVLYGEKAANGVILVERVRGKSNKPRFSYNFTPMFSFPDLTSLRLCNAEEKLELERLAGLYDRVDGSLDPAYDYKLENIRRGVNTDWATKPLRNAFTHSHSATMTGRGGGIEYKVTGRLSDTYGVMKGDYRRNYGVNVSLSYRFARDVVATYQLAYTMTEGKNSPYGSFAQYTRLNPYNPVYDEDGKYIRNYYFDPVNQTMERQVNPLYNATLASFSKSQNKAVTNSLALRWDVNEALFITGNVSVRQGDAWNKVYVSPEDASFTLQEIPQNKKGTYTALSTEKTDWAGKLVLNYRLPLNEEGNSILSLSAGTDIGKDKSSSMQVKAEGFMKDKMTDIKFASQYATTRPVGGEKESAEVGFFVNGSLDLLGRYFINASYKTAGSSKFGSKHRFAPVWSAGIGWNLHEERFMNFDWLNVLRLRFSVGSTANVTFTPYQALTTYLYDPDLIHYGGMGAVPITMGNPDMKWQVTRKYNWGLTATFWKERVNVEASYYVNKTKDALMPLTLPSSVGVSSVLVNMGKLQNSGYEFSISAQVVKRNNLLGMVMVNGSHVFDKLTSISDALKAENMAAYYGVKPQPMFVEGGSQFGIYAMRSAGIDPASGQEVYIKKNGNYTFAYDKNERVEVGNTNPMLEGSLFTSLSYGGFTLNVTAAYKFGGDIYNTTLANKVECIDPYGNVDRRAFTERWKKPGDLVRFLGIPENVSDENRYSERFVERDNTFAITSIMLNYEFKPGYLRKIGIKRLNLGIGVADIARFSSVKQERGTEYPFQRSFHITFRPTF is encoded by the coding sequence ATGAGAGTAGACTTGGTATTTGGGTTTAGAGGCAAGTTATGTGATGTTGTGAAATGGAGTCTGTTGTTCTGCTGTGTATGTTTTTCGGAAATCCCCGTGGCGGGAGAATCACGTTCTTCCTTGATCGTGATCACGGGAGAGGTGAAAGATGCAGATGGCGAACCGCTTCCGGGCGTGACGGTTGTCCTAAAAGGGACTTCTTGGGGATGTGCCACGGGTACGGATGGGAAGTTTCGACTGGAATTCCCGGAACAACAGGAGATGGTATTACTTTTTCGGTTTGTCGGAATGAAGAATCAAGAAGTTACGGTTACCGGAACCCGGCATATCCGAGTGACGATGGTGAAGGATATGAAGGAGTTGGACGATGTGATCGTGACGGGATATTACACGCAGGCGAAAAATGCTTTTACCGGGGAGATTACCCGGATCAAGGGTGAGGATTTATTGCGGGTGTCCCCGACGAACCTGTTACAAGCGTTGGCAATCTTAACGCCGGGATTGAGGATTGTAGAGAATAACGAGGCGGGGTCAGACCCGAATGTCGTACCTGAGATTCTGATTCGTGGGGCGAGTTCAATCATGACAAAAGGACAGGAAGGGGTGAACGCTCCCTTGATTATGTTGGACGGGGTAGAGATTTCTGTGGAGGATTTGTATGATCTGGATATTTACGATATAGAGCAGATTTTGGTGTTGAAGGATGCTTCTGCGGCGGTGCTTTACGGGGAGAAAGCGGCAAACGGTGTGATTCTGGTGGAACGGGTGCGGGGAAAGTCGAATAAGCCGAGATTCAGTTATAATTTCACACCGATGTTCAGTTTTCCCGATCTGACCTCTCTTCGCTTGTGTAACGCGGAAGAAAAGTTGGAATTGGAACGTTTGGCGGGATTGTATGATCGGGTAGATGGTAGTCTTGACCCGGCTTATGATTACAAGCTGGAGAATATCCGCCGGGGTGTCAACACGGATTGGGCGACGAAACCTTTGCGGAATGCTTTCACGCATAGTCATTCTGCCACGATGACCGGGCGGGGTGGCGGAATCGAGTACAAGGTAACGGGACGGTTGTCTGATACATATGGTGTGATGAAAGGTGATTATCGTCGGAATTACGGGGTGAATGTCTCTTTGTCATATCGGTTTGCCCGGGATGTGGTGGCCACTTACCAGTTAGCTTATACCATGACTGAGGGAAAGAATAGTCCTTATGGGAGTTTTGCGCAGTACACGAGGTTGAACCCGTACAATCCGGTGTATGACGAGGACGGGAAATATATACGGAATTATTACTTCGATCCGGTAAACCAGACGATGGAACGGCAGGTGAATCCGTTGTATAATGCCACGCTGGCGAGCTTTTCGAAGAGTCAGAATAAAGCGGTGACGAATTCTTTGGCGTTGCGCTGGGATGTGAACGAGGCTTTGTTTATCACGGGAAACGTGAGTGTGCGACAGGGTGACGCATGGAATAAGGTGTATGTTTCCCCGGAGGATGCGAGTTTCACCTTGCAGGAGATTCCTCAGAACAAGAAAGGAACTTACACGGCGCTTTCAACCGAGAAGACGGATTGGGCCGGGAAACTGGTGCTAAATTATCGTTTGCCACTGAATGAGGAGGGAAATTCGATTCTTTCCTTGAGCGCAGGTACGGACATCGGGAAGGACAAGTCGTCCTCGATGCAGGTGAAAGCAGAAGGGTTTATGAAGGACAAGATGACAGATATTAAATTTGCCTCACAATATGCGACCACTCGTCCCGTGGGAGGCGAGAAGGAGTCGGCGGAAGTGGGGTTCTTCGTGAATGGTAGTCTTGATTTGCTGGGACGATATTTTATTAACGCTTCCTACAAGACAGCGGGTTCGTCGAAGTTTGGGAGTAAGCATCGTTTTGCCCCGGTCTGGTCGGCGGGAATCGGTTGGAATCTGCACGAGGAAAGATTTATGAATTTCGATTGGTTGAATGTATTACGTCTTCGGTTTAGCGTTGGTTCGACGGCAAACGTGACGTTTACGCCTTATCAGGCTTTGACCACTTATCTTTATGATCCCGACTTGATTCATTATGGCGGAATGGGGGCTGTGCCGATCACGATGGGAAATCCCGATATGAAATGGCAGGTTACCCGAAAGTATAATTGGGGATTGACGGCTACTTTCTGGAAGGAACGGGTGAACGTGGAGGCTAGTTACTACGTGAACAAAACGAAGGATGCCTTGATGCCTTTGACCTTACCGTCTTCTGTCGGTGTCTCTTCGGTATTGGTGAATATGGGTAAGTTACAGAATTCAGGCTACGAATTTTCCATTTCTGCACAAGTGGTCAAGCGAAATAACCTGCTTGGGATGGTGATGGTAAACGGATCGCACGTGTTTGATAAACTGACAAGTATCTCGGATGCGTTGAAGGCGGAGAATATGGCAGCTTACTATGGCGTGAAACCTCAGCCGATGTTCGTGGAAGGGGGATCTCAGTTCGGTATTTATGCCATGCGTTCTGCGGGAATTGATCCGGCTTCCGGGCAGGAGGTGTATATCAAGAAGAATGGGAATTACACGTTTGCTTACGATAAGAACGAGCGAGTGGAAGTCGGGAACACGAATCCCATGCTGGAGGGAAGTCTTTTCACGAGCTTGTCGTACGGGGGATTCACGTTGAATGTCACCGCAGCGTACAAGTTTGGCGGTGATATTTACAACACGACTTTGGCGAATAAAGTGGAGTGTATTGATCCCTACGGGAATGTGGATCGTCGGGCTTTTACCGAACGGTGGAAGAAACCGGGCGACTTGGTACGTTTCTTGGGGATTCCGGAGAACGTGAGCGATGAGAATCGGTATTCCGAGCGTTTCGTGGAACGGGATAACACGTTTGCGATAACGAGTATCATGTTGAATTACGAGTTTAAACCCGGTTATTTGCGCAAGATCGGGATTAAGAGACTGAATCTAGGCATAGGCGTTGCCGATATTGCCCGGTTCTCTTCCGTGAAACAGGAACGAGGTACGGAATATCCTTTTCAACGGAGTTTTCATATCACGTTTAGACCGACATTTTGA
- a CDS encoding DUF4843 domain-containing protein, with amino-acid sequence MRNKYLLYIGIFLCMGIWACSNDAVYYDVNQKRSIYFTWDRYNSVTKTASDTVFFSFALYNETEYEYRVPIKVAGMPLGEELTYEVEVVADSSTAKYDKHFKFGKLVIPKNEIEGYLSIILDRTEDIMDHPVILYLKFKENDYFKPIANNYYRLSVVDGALPEPQWWAPNFLGVYARNNDRLYRKMLEYFWQLEELKPIFYKEKVEEYGLYLEYAKAGFYQVKGNIIWINYVFKPAYDFYTDPANTYEGFDMVNPDRFIR; translated from the coding sequence ATGAGAAATAAATATCTACTATATATCGGAATATTCCTCTGCATGGGAATATGGGCGTGTAGCAATGATGCCGTGTACTATGACGTGAATCAGAAAAGATCCATTTATTTCACTTGGGATCGTTATAATTCTGTCACGAAAACAGCAAGTGACACCGTGTTTTTCAGTTTCGCCTTGTACAACGAGACCGAGTACGAGTATCGAGTTCCGATCAAGGTGGCCGGAATGCCGCTTGGCGAGGAATTGACTTACGAGGTGGAAGTTGTCGCGGATTCTTCAACGGCTAAGTATGACAAGCATTTTAAATTCGGGAAACTGGTGATCCCGAAAAATGAGATTGAAGGGTATCTGTCTATTATTTTGGATCGTACGGAGGATATTATGGATCATCCGGTCATACTCTATCTCAAGTTTAAGGAGAATGATTATTTCAAACCGATTGCTAATAATTACTATCGTTTGTCGGTCGTGGATGGTGCTTTGCCCGAACCGCAATGGTGGGCTCCCAATTTCTTGGGGGTGTATGCCCGGAACAATGATCGCCTTTACCGGAAGATGCTAGAATATTTTTGGCAACTGGAAGAGTTGAAACCTATCTTTTATAAAGAGAAAGTGGAAGAATACGGGTTATACTTGGAGTATGCCAAGGCGGGATTCTATCAGGTGAAGGGTAATATTATTTGGATAAATTACGTGTTTAAGCCTGCTTACGATTTCTATACTGACCCAGCGAACACGTATGAAGGGTTTGATATGGTGAATCCGGATCGGTTTATCCGCTAA